TTCCCCTTCGGTTGGGCCGTGAGGGCCCACATCGAGAGCAACATCTTGTAGACGTAGTAGAACGCCCGCCATCCGCCATGCAGGGTCGACGCACGCGGGCTCTCCTCCATGGTGGAGGGAACCTCCTGAATGCGAAGCCCGCTGCGCGCCGCCATCAAGAGGACGTCGATGTCCGGAAAGTCGTGGGGGAAGTCGTTCTGGGCGTAGAGGGCGAGGACCTTGCGATTGAGCGCCTGGAAGCCGGAGGTCGGATCGGTGACCTCGACGCCAGCGACCCGGCCCAGGCTTCGGAAGACCCTTCGCCCCAGGCTTCGGAGTGCCTCCATCTCGTATCCGGTCGGCTCCAGGAAACGCGAGCCGATCACGAGGTCGCATTCCCCGCGAAGAATCGGTTCCGCGAGCTTCGGGATCTGCTCCGGATCGTGTTGCCCGTCGGCGTCCATCTGGATCACGAGTTCGGCCCCTCGTCGGAGCGCATACTTGTAGCCGGTCTGGAGGGCTGCACCGTATCCCATGTTGAAGGGATGCCGAATGACGACCGCCCCGGCACGTTTCACGGCCTCAGCCGTCGCATCGCGGGAGCCGTCGTCGATCACGGCGATCTCCAGGTCGAGCCCCGTGGAGCGGATGGCCTCGATGACCGACCCGATGCGGGTCTCCTCGTCGTAGGCGGGAATGATGACGATCACGGGGCTCTCCACGCGATGGTGAGGTATCGGTTGGTGAACCCGAAGCGAAGCGTCGCGTAGATCCTCCGTAGGGCCGCGCTCGGGTGGGTCGCGTAGTACCGCAGCAAGTGCGGGCGGATCTCGGAGTGGCGAACTTCGCTGCGCTTCAGGATGCCGCCAAGTTCGAAGGGCTGGACCTGGGGTAGCCGGGCGACCTCCTTCAAGCCTGCGGGCTCGAAGAGCGAGCGAAAGGATTTCTCGGTGAAATCGTGAAGGTGATGCGGGTTGGCGTCCACCGAGGGTGTGGTCGGCACGGAGGCGACCAGAAGCCCGCCCGGGCGCAGCAGGGTGAGTAGATGCTTGGAGAATCCCGTCGGGTCGGGCAGGTGCTCGATCGTCTCGAGCGAGACGATCGTGTCGAAGCCCTCGGCATCGGAGAACCGGGTCGCGTCGCACGCCTGATAGTCGACTCCAGTTCGCCCGTATCGCTCGCGTGCGTAGGCGATGGCATCCTCGGAAAGGTCGACTCCGATCGATTCCGCCCGCTCGGGGCAGGCATCGGCCAGCAGGCGAGTGCCATAGCCGGCGCCGCACGCCATATCGAGCAGTCGGCCCGGCCCTGCTACGTGGGCGGCAAACCGGTAGCGCTCGAGGTGGAGTTCCAATGTCTCCCGTCCGGTGACGTCTCCGCCCATGGTCCGATCCGGAACCAGGCGCTCCAGACTGTTCGAGTCGAGATCCATGCTTTCTGCTCTTTCCAGGGCCCGGGCAACGACGGCCGGGCTAGTGCCTGCTTCGCTCCAGGGCCTTTGCCTGTCGCTCGATGTCCTTGGCCAGTTCCACGTAGCGTCCGCCTTCCCGTTGGGCCCGTGCCGCTGCCTCCAGGGCTTGCTCGGGTTGACGAAGCACCAGATGGGCGCGCGCCAGTCGAATCAGCCCTCCTTCCGTGATCCTATCGGCCTGCCCGTACGCTTCGATCTGCCGGCGTGCCATCTGATCGAGAAGGGCCTGGAGTCGCGGATCTCCGAGGATACTCACGAAGACCGGATCGGTATAGATGTCATCGAAGTCGAGATGCCCTTCCGAATCCGCCTTCCGCAGCTCGGAGACGGCGGCGGGAATGTCGCCCCGGTGGACGGCCTCCCGGGCCCGGGCAAACTGGGCGTTGTTGCCCATCGGGTAGTGGCGGATCGAGTCGGCGATCAGACGCTGGTCGGAGGTCCAGATGGCGGCGCGCTGGTGGCTCTTCGATGCAAAGGCGAACACCAGAAGGAGCGTCAGCCCGGCCAGCCCCAGGGCCAAAGGACGGCGGCGGTCAGCGGGGATCCGCTCCGCCTGGCTCTGGCCCAGCAGCAGGGATCCGCCGATCAGGCCCGGGAGCATGACGTAGAGGTAGCGATCACCCATCGGATAGACGAAGGGAAAGATCTGTGAGACCGGCAGGAAGGAAAGGGCGGCCCAGAGCCACCAGGCCGCTTCGAGCCGCCGCTCCCGCAGGCAGAAGAGCGTTCGGGTACCTAACAAGAGGAGCACCGCGATCGCTGCCAGCACCCAGGGATTCCAAGGTGTCGTGACAGGTGACGGTTCATGAAAGGCCGAGGTTCCGAAGGAGGTGACGGCCATTGCCAGATATCGGCCCATGATGGCGAGGGAACTCCAGAGCGGAGCGGCTCCTTCGGAGGTAGGTTGCTCTACCCCGGTATGGGCTTGCAGGAAGGCCGTCATCTCGAGCGCGGCGAACACCAGGAAGACCGCGCTCCAGGCGATCAGGGACGACCATGAGCGCCGCTTCAGCGAGGGATCGCTCGGCTGGCACCACTCCCAGACCGCCGCGACCGGGAGTACCACGGCGGCCGGCGCCTTCGCCAGAAGGGCGAGTGCGAAGGCTGTCGTGCTGGCGATGGGGCGGGTTCGCAGCTGGAGTGCGATCAACCCGGCCGCCATCGCCAGCTGTGTCTTGAGCTGTGACATCCAGGCGACGGCTTCGACGCCCGCCGGGTGGAGCAGGAAGATGGCTCCGCCCAGGAAGGCGGCGCCGATCGGGAGGCCGGAGCGCAGGAAGAGGGCGATCAGCAGCGTGGCACTCAGCGCGTGCAGAAGGATGTTCGTGACGTGGTAGCCGAGCGGTCGTTCGCCGAACAGCTTCCACTGGACGCCGTGGGCCAGCAGGTGAAACGGTGCGTAGTTGGCGGTCATCATCGTGATGTCGCTGCGAGGGTCGAGGATCTCCTTGACGTTCTCGGCCGAGAGCTCCTGGACGTAGGGGCTCGCCAGGTACATCCGATCGTCCGAGACCTGGGGCCCTTCGAGGGCGGGTTCGTAGACGAACAGGCAGATCAAACTGAAGGCGGCGAAGACCAGCGCGAACCAGGCGGGCGAGCCGGCGGCCAATCCGGGGGATCGGGTAGGAGCAGCGGGTTCACGCCCCGCGCTTCGCGCCATCCTCCTGCCCTACCCGAAAAAGAGGGTGAGAGTTTCGAGGAATCGTCGCAGCAACCTTGCTCTCCCCAGAAGGATCTCGGCCGCGGTTGCCCGGGCGCGGGCCGCTCGCAGCCTTGGCGCGAGCGGCCCTACAGTATAGCGGCGAACCCTGCGGCGGCTGAAGCGCGATGGCGGGCCGATTTCGCAGGCAGCGCTGGCTGGGCACCCCGAGCGACACCACATCCCCTCCGGAGGAGGTGGTACTCTTCTCCGTGACCGGCTCCCTCGAATGCGGCACCGCCGCCTCTGGCGGAAGCCCGCGAGTGGGTCACAGCCCTGGTACTGCACGGCTGTGATCGGGTTGGTCGCTGCATACGCTTCAGGAGCCCTGCGTGAGTTCGATTCTCTGTGTGATTTTCTTCTTGTCCGGCGCGGCGGCCCTGACCTTCGAACAGCT
The bacterium genome window above contains:
- a CDS encoding glycosyltransferase family 2 protein, with the protein product MPHHRVESPVIVIIPAYDEETRIGSVIEAIRSTGLDLEIAVIDDGSRDATAEAVKRAGAVVIRHPFNMGYGAALQTGYKYALRRGAELVIQMDADGQHDPEQIPKLAEPILRGECDLVIGSRFLEPTGYEMEALRSLGRRVFRSLGRVAGVEVTDPTSGFQALNRKVLALYAQNDFPHDFPDIDVLLMAARSGLRIQEVPSTMEESPRASTLHGGWRAFYYVYKMLLSMWALTAQPKGKR
- a CDS encoding class I SAM-dependent methyltransferase, with product MDLDSNSLERLVPDRTMGGDVTGRETLELHLERYRFAAHVAGPGRLLDMACGAGYGTRLLADACPERAESIGVDLSEDAIAYARERYGRTGVDYQACDATRFSDAEGFDTIVSLETIEHLPDPTGFSKHLLTLLRPGGLLVASVPTTPSVDANPHHLHDFTEKSFRSLFEPAGLKEVARLPQVQPFELGGILKRSEVRHSEIRPHLLRYYATHPSAALRRIYATLRFGFTNRYLTIAWRAP